CCGTCAAGTATCTGCCGGCCGAATCCGACACACGGGTGTTCGGCGGCAATTCGAACTGGCGCGGGCCGGTGTGGATGCCGGTGAACTATCTGCTGATTGAATCGCTATACGAATTTCATCGTTACTACGGCGATAGTTTCCGCGTCGAATATCCGACCGGTTCAGGGCAGAAGTTTTCGCTCAACGAAATCGGCGACGAACTGGCGCGCCGGGCGACCACCCTGTTCCTGAAGGACAAGAACGGCGAACGTCCGGTGATGGGCGCGTATCCGCTCTTGCAAGCCGACCCGCGTTCGCGCGATCTCGTGCTGTTCCATGAGTATTTTCATGGCGATAACGGGCGTGGCGTGGGCGCGTCGCATCAAACCGGCTGGAGCGGGCTGGTGGCGTTGCTCCTGCAACCGAGAGCGATAGGCGCATCCGGCAATGTGCCGCTGGCAGGCGAGCCGGACCGGGCGCCTATGCCGATGTCGACTTCGGCGCCTGCGCCCGCCTGCCCACCCGAGGCGGCGCCCGAACCGGCGCCCGCGCTGGTAACGGCGGTGACCAAGTAGCACTTTCATCTACCGCCACGTTCGTTCCATTGGCTTCCTTAAGCGAATCCCATGTCGACTACCCCGAACACCCCAACTTCCGCCCTTCACGAACCCAGTTGCAAAGTCAGCGCGGGTCCGCATGAGGCGCCGTCGTCGCCGGCCGGCAAGCGGCCTGCGCCGCCTTGCACGCTGGTGATCTTCGGTGCGGGTGGCGACCTGACCAAACGGCTGCTGATGCCCGCGCTGTACAACCTCGCGGTGGACGGCCTGCTCGACAGCGGCATGAAGATCATCGGCGTGAATCACGGCGAGCGCGAGACGAGCGAGTGGCGCGAGGACTTGCATCAGTCGCTGCAACAGTTCGCCGCCGACAAAGCCAGCACTTTCCACGCCGGCAGGCTCGACGACGCTGCGTGGAACTGGGTCGCGCAACGGCTCGAATACATGGCCGGCGAGTTCGAAACCGACGACACGTTCACAAAGCTCAAGCAAACGCTCGATCAATCGCCGGGCGGCAACGTGATTTTTTACCTCGCGGTCAGTTCGCGCTTCTTCAAACCGATCGTCGAGCATCTCGGCAAAGCGGGTTTGCTGAAAGAAGGCGAGGGCGCGGGTAAGGGCAATACGGGCGGCTTCCGCCGCATCGTGATCGAGAAACCGTTCGGCACCGATCTCACTTCGGCGCGCGATCTGAACGCGCACATTCTGTCGTACGCGGACGAGTCGCAGGTGTATCGCATCGATCACTTTCTCGGCAAGGACACCGTGCAGAGCATTCTCGCGGTGCGCTTTGCGAATGCGCTGTTCGAACCGATCTGGCGGCGCGAATATATCGACAGCGTGCAGATCACCGCAGCCGAAACGATCGGCGTGGAGGGACGCGGCAAGTTCTACGAACAGACCGGCGCGTTCCGCGACATGCTGCCGAACCACCTGTTCCAGTTGCTCGGCATGGTGGCGATGGAGCCGCCCAACTCGTTCGACGCCGAAGCCGTGCGCGACAAGAAGGCCGAGATCTTCGACGCGATCCAGCCGCTGAGCGCGAACGACGTCGTCTTTGGTCAATACGAGAAGGGTGCGGCGGGCGTCGGCTATCGCGAGGA
This genomic stretch from Paraburkholderia caffeinilytica harbors:
- the zwf gene encoding glucose-6-phosphate dehydrogenase, whose product is MSTTPNTPTSALHEPSCKVSAGPHEAPSSPAGKRPAPPCTLVIFGAGGDLTKRLLMPALYNLAVDGLLDSGMKIIGVNHGERETSEWREDLHQSLQQFAADKASTFHAGRLDDAAWNWVAQRLEYMAGEFETDDTFTKLKQTLDQSPGGNVIFYLAVSSRFFKPIVEHLGKAGLLKEGEGAGKGNTGGFRRIVIEKPFGTDLTSARDLNAHILSYADESQVYRIDHFLGKDTVQSILAVRFANALFEPIWRREYIDSVQITAAETIGVEGRGKFYEQTGAFRDMLPNHLFQLLGMVAMEPPNSFDAEAVRDKKAEIFDAIQPLSANDVVFGQYEKGAAGVGYREEPDVAPDSTTETYAAARVHIENWRWAGVPFYLRTGKRLAARRTEISVQLKPVPFRLFRDTPVDALTPNVLTLRIDPAHGTNFDFNVKTPGPVMQIGAVQSSFDYADFFAERANVGYETLLYDCMLGDETLFQRADSIETSWCAVDDVLHPKTGGALPVHGYAAGSEGPAEADALLARDGHAWRPLKQNAVEKK